From one Deferribacterota bacterium genomic stretch:
- a CDS encoding nucleoside deaminase, with protein MNFTKKDIKFFDEAIKEANIAYSIGEVPVGAVVVLDNKIISRGYNMKESTKNPLYHAEIVALKKASEILGDWRLNHSSLYVTLEPCIMCCGAIIHFRVEKVFFCLPDEKFGGVISNAHIFDINSLNHRVSYYYGYNEEYIKDLLKSFFRNLRKPKTSTLN; from the coding sequence ATGAATTTTACAAAAAAGGATATAAAATTTTTCGATGAAGCAATAAAAGAGGCTAATATAGCGTATTCAATTGGTGAAGTCCCTGTGGGAGCAGTAGTTGTTTTAGATAATAAGATAATATCTAGAGGCTATAACATGAAGGAGAGCACTAAAAATCCTTTATATCACGCTGAAATTGTTGCTTTAAAAAAAGCCTCTGAAATATTAGGTGATTGGAGGTTAAATCATAGTAGTTTATATGTGACCTTAGAGCCGTGTATTATGTGTTGTGGCGCAATTATCCATTTTAGGGTAGAGAAAGTATTTTTTTGCCTTCCCGATGAGAAATTTGGTGGTGTAATTTCTAATGCCCATATATTTGATATAAATAGTTTAAACCATAGAGTTAGTTATTACTATGGTTATAATGAAGAATATATTAAAGATTTATTAAAGAGCTTTTTTAGAAATCTAAGAAAGCCCAAAACTTCTACACTAAACTAA
- a CDS encoding 8-amino-7-oxononanoate synthase — protein MSQEIYSLLINKLKRVEKENLLRRIPPVNYKKNKFIYINGSAYLNCSSNDYLGLSDNTEIKNFSIRCLNDYGLSAGASRIVSGNYRIYDYLEEKMANFKGYDKCLVMNSGYTANLAIYSTLLDENSIVFSDELNHASIIDGIALSKAKCVVYKHRDIEHLDYLIKKYNNQKYKFIATDTLFSMDGDFAYINELVEIKNKTDCMLIADEAHTTGIYGDGRGYIHACNAREAFDINMGTFSKALGSFGAYICTNKIIYDYLVNKARSLIFTTGLPPAVVGANLKSIEIIEQNKSLYKNLINLSKKFRDGLENSNIPVISKESHIFTIPFDNNSEAINAHSLLLNDNIFATLARNPSVKTPRIRISLRSDFSYKDIDNILIALKKAINK, from the coding sequence AATTACAAAAAAAATAAATTTATTTATATAAATGGTTCTGCCTATCTTAACTGTTCTAGCAATGATTACTTAGGCCTATCAGATAATACTGAGATAAAGAATTTTTCTATAAGATGTTTAAATGATTACGGTTTATCAGCTGGTGCATCTAGAATAGTTTCTGGAAATTATAGGATATATGACTATTTAGAAGAAAAGATGGCAAATTTCAAAGGCTATGATAAATGTTTAGTTATGAACTCTGGTTATACCGCAAACCTAGCTATATATTCAACATTACTAGATGAAAATTCTATAGTCTTTTCAGATGAATTAAATCACGCAAGCATTATTGACGGTATTGCATTAAGTAAGGCAAAATGTGTTGTATATAAACATAGGGATATAGAACATTTGGATTATTTAATAAAAAAATATAATAATCAAAAATATAAATTCATAGCAACAGATACACTCTTTAGTATGGACGGAGATTTTGCCTATATTAATGAATTAGTAGAGATTAAAAATAAAACTGATTGTATGTTAATAGCAGATGAAGCACATACTACGGGTATTTATGGTGATGGTCGTGGCTATATCCATGCATGCAATGCTAGAGAGGCTTTTGATATAAACATGGGAACCTTTAGTAAGGCTCTTGGTAGCTTTGGGGCTTACATCTGTACAAATAAAATAATCTATGACTACCTTGTAAATAAAGCAAGATCCTTAATTTTTACAACTGGATTACCACCAGCTGTAGTAGGAGCAAACCTTAAATCAATTGAAATAATTGAACAAAATAAATCATTATATAAAAATTTAATCAATCTCTCCAAAAAATTTAGAGACGGGTTAGAAAATTCTAATATTCCAGTTATCTCGAAAGAGAGCCATATTTTTACAATACCCTTTGATAATAATAGTGAAGCTATTAATGCCCATAGTCTTTTGTTGAATGATAATATTTTTGCAACCCTTGCCAGAAACCCTTCTGTAAAAACACCAAGAATAAGGATTAGTCTAAGGAGTGATTTTAGCTATAAAGATATTGATAATATATTGATTGCTCTAAAAAAAGCTATCAATAAATAA